In Helicobacter anatolicus, a single genomic region encodes these proteins:
- a CDS encoding class I SAM-dependent methyltransferase — protein sequence MKVTQKQLMHQTQESSLAIFFYKKPSLLLRIFYLAKKQRFLTGGGYGILVRMLRDIGFSTFYYDAYAQNIFAKPFTFCHQTPIDLIVSFEVFEHLEDPQKTLESLLKISKNILFSTELIPSEVPPFNGEQTWWYYGFSHGQHISFYSYKSLEVLAKKHQLYFYSYRNIHLFTTKKFPKFIFKSIIILSKIGFHLLPKFFMQSKTQEDSKIILQN from the coding sequence ATGAAAGTTACACAGAAGCAATTAATGCATCAGACACAGGAATCCTCTCTCGCAATCTTTTTTTACAAAAAACCATCTCTACTCTTGCGTATTTTTTATTTGGCAAAAAAGCAAAGATTCTTGACTGGGGGGGGGTATGGTATTTTAGTAAGAATGCTAAGAGATATTGGTTTTTCAACATTTTATTATGATGCTTATGCACAAAATATTTTTGCCAAACCCTTTACTTTTTGCCATCAAACCCCAATAGATTTAATTGTATCTTTTGAAGTTTTTGAACATCTTGAAGATCCACAAAAAACATTAGAATCTTTATTAAAAATATCAAAAAATATTTTATTCTCAACTGAGCTAATCCCCTCTGAAGTTCCACCCTTCAATGGAGAGCAAACATGGTGGTATTATGGTTTTTCTCATGGGCAACATATTAGTTTTTATTCTTACAAAAGTCTTGAAGTCCTTGCAAAAAAACACCAACTTTATTTTTATTCTTATCGCAATATTCATCTTTTTACAACAAAAAAATTTCCTAAATTTATCTTCAAAAGTATTATTATATTAAGTAAAATAGGGTTTCATCTTCTACCAAAATTTTTTATGCAAAGCAAAACTCAAGAAGATTCAAAAATCATTTTACAAAACTGA
- a CDS encoding alpha-2,3-sialyltransferase, giving the protein MKPIIIAGNGPSLKSIDYTRIPENYDLFRCNQFYLEDSYFLGKNITGVFFNPFVFKTQYFTLNHLINNHEYQVKDVYCNFAGFDNQHQIKEIEFFFPLVKMTANYFTKVPQLHALLKFNQYYYQKNFTASIIMIIVAIAQGYKEIYLTGIDFYEGGGVNYAFEVKDLKNLTTMIPHFQNQDFKDPWHSKEVDLQAIAKIQELFPDIKLYSITPDSTLSQYIPLAPQQNQSPTLPIKKPQNYTKDVILPPDFNKGGGGL; this is encoded by the coding sequence ATGAAACCTATTATCATAGCAGGAAATGGTCCTTCACTAAAATCCATTGACTACACAAGAATTCCAGAAAACTATGATCTCTTTCGGTGCAATCAATTCTACCTTGAAGATTCTTATTTTTTAGGCAAAAATATTACAGGTGTATTTTTTAATCCCTTTGTCTTTAAAACTCAATATTTTACACTAAACCATCTTATCAATAATCATGAATATCAAGTAAAAGATGTATATTGTAATTTTGCAGGATTTGATAATCAACATCAAATTAAAGAGATAGAATTCTTTTTTCCTCTAGTTAAAATGACAGCAAATTATTTTACTAAAGTCCCACAACTCCATGCCTTATTAAAATTTAATCAATACTATTATCAAAAAAACTTTACTGCTAGCATCATAATGATTATTGTTGCAATCGCACAAGGCTATAAAGAAATCTATCTTACAGGAATTGATTTTTATGAAGGCGGAGGGGTAAATTATGCATTTGAAGTAAAAGATCTCAAAAATCTAACTACTATGATTCCGCATTTTCAAAATCAAGATTTTAAAGACCCTTGGCACTCTAAGGAAGTCGATTTACAAGCTATAGCAAAAATCCAAGAATTATTCCCAGATATAAAACTCTATAGTATTACACCAGATTCTACCCTATCTCAATATATCCCCCTAGCCCCACAACAAAATCAAAGCCCAACACTTCCTATCAAAAAACCACAAAATTATACAAAAGATGTGATCTTACCTCCTGATTTCAACAAGGGGGGGGGGGGCTTGTAA
- the rpiB gene encoding ribose 5-phosphate isomerase B, with translation MKLKKGFDEMKYFLGADHAGIKLASFVKDFLKHKGHEVVCFLPQEKKVDYPDYAKEVCRAVLKNQDSRGILICGTGIGMSICANRFKGIRAALCLDAYMAKMTRLHNDANILCLGERLLGEGIVESILEAFVDTEFEGGRHLQRLEKIDEGAHV, from the coding sequence ATGAAATTAAAAAAAGGGTTTGATGAGATGAAATATTTTTTAGGAGCGGATCATGCAGGTATAAAACTTGCAAGCTTTGTAAAAGATTTTTTAAAACACAAAGGGCATGAGGTAGTATGTTTTTTGCCACAAGAAAAAAAGGTAGATTATCCTGATTATGCAAAAGAAGTGTGTAGGGCAGTTTTAAAAAATCAAGATTCCAGAGGAATTTTGATTTGTGGAACAGGAATTGGTATGAGTATTTGTGCAAATCGTTTTAAGGGTATTCGTGCTGCTTTGTGTTTAGATGCTTATATGGCTAAAATGACGCGTTTACATAATGACGCAAATATTTTGTGTTTAGGAGAGCGTCTTTTAGGAGAAGGTATTGTAGAATCGATTTTAGAAGCTTTTGTGGATACAGAATTTGAGGGCGGTCGCCATTTGCAACGACTAGAAAAAATTGATGAGGGTGCACATGTTTGA
- a CDS encoding DMT family transporter: MLWLLLGVVAEIFWVSGLKYFSDNLPGIISIVIGVCISFSSLIMACKKMEVSIAYAMFVGLGTFGVVCIDIFYFKQDFTIVKLFLIFVLMIGIIGLKLIKEEKKS, translated from the coding sequence ATGTTGTGGTTATTGCTAGGAGTAGTAGCAGAGATTTTTTGGGTGAGTGGGTTGAAATATTTTTCAGATAATTTGCCTGGAATTATAAGCATTGTTATAGGAGTTTGTATTTCTTTTAGTTCCTTGATTATGGCTTGTAAAAAAATGGAGGTAAGTATTGCTTATGCAATGTTTGTTGGGCTTGGTACTTTTGGTGTTGTTTGTATAGATATTTTTTATTTTAAGCAGGATTTTACTATAGTGAAACTTTTTTTAATTTTTGTTTTAATGATTGGCATTATTGGTTTAAAGTTGATTAAGGAGGAGAAAAAATCATGA
- a CDS encoding glycosyltransferase family 9 protein, which yields MHIYLGKNTDKKLLLDFLFSLRYLQKELLFSSKNQNILDVIAKKNLAIKTLSQKENAFLHCDLIFMPDETEKSLAKNQEILYYIPQKPQITKSFLKIIRFFFYEIFDFLSRILLQIFQKKGEKKGLVIIKTDAIGDYILFRNFLKPLNEKYGKITLIGNIAYQELFNTFDKDYVDTFIPINRKQFLKNPFYRLKILFLLKKNHFTTLLNPLFSRDLISEQIAHFITAENKITSTGNTSNLSLKFKKYFDKFYTQILPSSPQVTFEFHRNQEFFSTFLNDKNIPFLLELKNPDIVLQKFQLPKPYAVLFIGASNPYRKWSANSFIKVGNFLAQQGLNIVICGGKEDRDTGEYIQKNISHQTSINLCGATSLSEVAKIVYNGNQLLSNETSCVHIAKAIRHDKIFVVYNGNHFHRFTPYPKDLGGEYYGIYHPIVRKNPSAYAIFSNFLQESRLDINAIKAQDVISILKNHLKG from the coding sequence ATGCATATTTATCTTGGCAAAAATACAGACAAAAAACTACTTCTTGATTTTCTTTTTTCCTTGCGATATCTACAAAAAGAACTACTATTTTCAAGCAAAAATCAAAATATTTTAGATGTAATTGCAAAAAAAAATTTAGCGATAAAAACACTTTCTCAAAAAGAAAATGCATTTTTGCATTGCGACCTTATTTTCATGCCAGATGAAACTGAAAAAAGTCTTGCTAAAAATCAAGAAATACTTTATTATATTCCACAAAAACCTCAAATCACAAAATCTTTTCTAAAAATTATTCGATTTTTTTTCTATGAAATATTTGACTTTTTATCAAGAATTTTACTTCAAATTTTCCAAAAAAAAGGAGAAAAAAAGGGACTTGTCATTATCAAAACAGATGCAATTGGGGATTATATTTTATTTCGCAATTTCCTCAAACCACTTAACGAAAAATATGGAAAAATCACACTTATTGGTAATATCGCTTATCAAGAGCTATTTAATACTTTTGACAAAGATTATGTGGATACTTTTATCCCTATCAATAGAAAACAATTCCTTAAAAATCCTTTCTATCGACTAAAGATTCTTTTTTTACTTAAAAAAAATCATTTTACAACCCTACTAAACCCTCTTTTTAGTCGAGATTTAATCAGTGAGCAAATCGCACATTTTATCACTGCTGAAAATAAAATCACCTCCACAGGTAATACTTCAAATCTTAGTCTTAAATTTAAAAAATACTTTGATAAATTTTATACACAAATCCTTCCAAGCTCCCCGCAAGTCACTTTTGAATTTCACAGGAATCAAGAATTTTTTAGTACATTTCTCAATGATAAAAATATACCTTTTTTACTTGAACTTAAAAATCCTGATATAGTTTTACAAAAATTCCAACTTCCTAAACCTTATGCAGTTTTATTTATCGGTGCTTCAAATCCTTATCGCAAATGGAGTGCCAACTCTTTTATAAAAGTAGGAAACTTTCTTGCACAACAAGGCTTAAATATTGTAATTTGTGGTGGCAAAGAAGATAGAGATACTGGGGAATATATTCAAAAAAATATTTCTCATCAAACAAGTATAAATCTTTGTGGTGCAACCTCACTTAGTGAGGTTGCAAAAATCGTGTATAATGGCAATCAACTACTTAGCAATGAAACATCTTGTGTGCACATTGCTAAGGCCATTAGACACGACAAAATTTTTGTCGTGTATAATGGCAATCACTTCCATAGATTCACCCCCTATCCAAAGGATTTAGGAGGTGAATACTATGGAATCTACCACCCCATTGTACGAAAAAATCCCAGTGCCTACGCCATTTTTTCAAACTTTTTACAAGAAAGTAGACTTGACATTAATGCCATAAAAGCGCAAGATGTCATTTCTATCTTAAAAAATCATCTCAAAGGATAA
- the ychF gene encoding redox-regulated ATPase YchF yields the protein MGLSIGIVGLPNVGKSSTFNALTKAQNAQSANYPFCTIEPNKAVVEVPDARLHHIAKIINPEKILHSMVEFVDIAGLVKGASKGEGLGNQFLANIKETDVILHLVRCFDDENITHVEGSIDPIRDVEIIDLELILADLATLQKRIEKLARQAKADKEAKAMLELAEALQKHLEEGKPVRNFEKQDNEEFYLLNRELRFLSNKEVIFGANVSEDDLAGDNTYVTRLKEYAQKNGCEIIKLCAKLEEDMVSMSDEEKKEFLESMGCSESGLEQIIRTGFYKLGLISYFTAGVKEVRSWTIKKGDSAPVAAGVIHKDFEKGFIRAETIAYDDFIKYGGEAKCKEAGVLRIEGKDYIVQDGDIMHFRFNV from the coding sequence ATGGGATTATCAATTGGAATAGTTGGTCTGCCAAATGTTGGAAAGTCAAGCACTTTTAATGCACTTACAAAGGCACAAAATGCGCAATCTGCAAATTACCCATTTTGTACAATCGAGCCTAATAAGGCGGTTGTAGAAGTACCTGATGCAAGGTTGCATCATATTGCAAAAATTATTAATCCAGAAAAGATTTTGCATTCTATGGTGGAGTTTGTTGATATTGCTGGTCTTGTGAAAGGAGCAAGTAAGGGCGAGGGATTAGGGAATCAATTCTTAGCAAATATTAAAGAAACAGATGTAATTTTGCATTTGGTGCGATGTTTTGATGATGAAAATATCACTCATGTGGAAGGAAGTATAGATCCTATTAGAGATGTTGAGATTATTGATCTAGAATTAATTCTAGCTGATTTGGCAACTTTGCAAAAAAGGATTGAAAAACTAGCTAGACAAGCAAAAGCAGATAAAGAAGCAAAGGCAATGTTAGAGCTTGCAGAAGCTTTACAAAAACATTTAGAAGAAGGAAAACCTGTAAGAAATTTTGAAAAGCAAGATAATGAAGAGTTTTATCTTTTAAATCGTGAATTGCGTTTTTTGAGTAATAAGGAAGTGATTTTTGGAGCTAATGTGTCAGAGGATGATTTGGCAGGAGATAATACTTATGTAACGCGACTTAAAGAATATGCACAAAAAAATGGTTGTGAAATTATTAAGCTTTGTGCAAAGCTTGAAGAAGATATGGTAAGCATGAGTGATGAGGAAAAAAAAGAGTTTTTAGAGAGCATGGGGTGTTCTGAGAGTGGTTTGGAGCAAATTATTCGCACGGGATTTTATAAATTAGGGCTTATTAGTTATTTTACAGCGGGGGTAAAAGAAGTGCGATCTTGGACAATTAAAAAAGGAGATAGTGCACCTGTGGCTGCAGGGGTAATTCATAAGGATTTTGAAAAGGGCTTTATTCGTGCTGAGACAATAGCATATGATGATTTTATCAAATATGGTGGTGAGGCAAAATGCAAAGAAGCAGGGGTTTTGCGTATTGAAGGGAAGGATTATATTGTCCAAGATGGGGATATTATGCACTTTAGATTTAATGTATAA
- a CDS encoding leucyl aminopeptidase: MKNQYEIILNEQEKADVRVVFIPNKQLPNEEIFKTFNYKGEGSFFDQSKMILYWGIKEMQKDYLREAGCQISRYFENYAFKSFELDCCEDLETMRALVLGILLGGYSFDSYKTKKKENVLKQVILKETKKCKITQEDIQELQIIAQAICDVRDMVNTPPQDATPEFLAQWGRDVASQNNITCKILDEKDLEKEKMGAFLAVNRASVHKPRLIHLKYQSKNPRAKIVLVGKGLTYDCGGLSLKPSDFMVSMKADKSGGCAVIGILQAVAALQMEVELHAIVGATENMIGGDAYKPDDVLFSREGKSIEVRNTDAEGRLVLADCLSYAQDLKPDYLLDFATLTGACVVGLGEYTSGIMGYNEELKTRFEKDALRSGELVAKLPFNRHLEKLIESKIADICNIASSRYGGAITAGMFLGAFIREEYKDKWLHIDIAGPAYVEKDWDVNTYGGSGAGVRACVEFIKNIVKKG, from the coding sequence ATGAAAAATCAATATGAAATTATTTTAAATGAGCAAGAAAAGGCAGATGTGCGTGTTGTTTTTATACCTAACAAACAATTACCAAATGAAGAGATTTTTAAAACTTTTAATTATAAGGGTGAAGGAAGTTTTTTTGATCAGTCAAAAATGATTCTTTATTGGGGAATTAAAGAAATGCAAAAAGATTATTTGCGTGAAGCAGGTTGTCAAATTTCACGTTATTTTGAGAATTATGCATTTAAGAGTTTTGAATTAGATTGTTGTGAAGATTTAGAAACTATGCGTGCATTGGTTTTGGGAATTTTACTTGGTGGATATTCTTTTGATTCTTATAAAACTAAGAAAAAAGAAAATGTTTTAAAACAAGTAATTTTAAAAGAGACAAAAAAATGTAAAATCACACAAGAGGATATTCAAGAATTGCAAATTATTGCGCAGGCAATTTGTGATGTGAGAGATATGGTAAATACTCCACCACAAGATGCTACACCAGAATTTTTAGCACAATGGGGTAGAGATGTAGCCTCTCAAAATAATATCACATGTAAGATTTTAGATGAAAAAGATTTGGAAAAAGAAAAAATGGGTGCTTTTTTGGCTGTAAATCGTGCATCGGTACATAAGCCAAGATTAATTCATTTAAAATATCAGTCCAAAAATCCACGCGCAAAAATTGTACTTGTTGGCAAGGGATTAACTTATGATTGTGGGGGATTGTCTTTAAAACCTTCTGATTTTATGGTGAGCATGAAGGCGGATAAGAGTGGTGGATGTGCGGTTATTGGTATTTTGCAAGCTGTGGCGGCTTTGCAAATGGAAGTGGAATTACATGCTATTGTTGGGGCGACTGAAAATATGATTGGCGGAGATGCATATAAGCCTGATGATGTGTTGTTTTCTCGGGAGGGAAAAAGCATAGAAGTGCGTAATACTGATGCAGAGGGTAGATTGGTTTTGGCAGATTGTTTGAGCTATGCACAGGATTTAAAACCTGATTATTTACTAGATTTTGCAACTTTAACAGGTGCTTGTGTAGTAGGGCTTGGAGAATATACAAGTGGTATTATGGGATATAATGAGGAGTTAAAAACAAGATTTGAAAAAGATGCATTAAGAAGTGGCGAATTAGTAGCAAAACTACCTTTTAATAGACATTTAGAAAAACTTATAGAATCAAAAATCGCAGATATTTGCAATATTGCAAGTTCTAGGTATGGTGGAGCAATTACTGCGGGGATGTTTTTGGGAGCATTTATTAGAGAAGAATATAAAGATAAATGGTTGCATATTGATATCGCAGGTCCAGCATATGTAGAAAAAGATTGGGATGTGAATACTTATGGAGGTAGTGGAGCAGGTGTTAGGGCTTGTGTAGAATTTATTAAGAATATTGTAAAAAAGGGATAA
- a CDS encoding DedA family protein → MKKIKWFVFGGIGILIIFLLFLYVKHVDFSLEDAIIEIWKKYVSTWGYAILFFWSVLEGELGLIFAGIAAHTGDLNVWLAIFIAGLGGFVGDQIYFFIGRSNKAYIQKKLTNHRRKLALAHLLLQKYGWGIIFIQRYMYGMRTVIPISIGLTRYSALKFALINLVSAWIWAAITILLAWILGEQILSILKFLKNHPYILVIFIAIFLLCVIYYFNRHAKKLKSQEVESISHDIENQLERK, encoded by the coding sequence ATGAAAAAAATAAAATGGTTTGTGTTTGGTGGAATAGGGATTTTAATTATTTTTTTGCTTTTTTTATATGTAAAACATGTGGATTTTTCTTTAGAAGATGCAATTATTGAAATTTGGAAAAAATATGTATCAACTTGGGGTTATGCAATTTTATTTTTTTGGAGTGTTTTGGAAGGGGAGCTGGGATTAATTTTTGCCGGAATTGCTGCACACACAGGAGATTTAAATGTATGGTTGGCAATTTTTATTGCAGGACTTGGAGGATTTGTAGGAGATCAAATTTATTTTTTTATCGGAAGATCTAACAAGGCTTATATTCAAAAAAAGCTTACAAATCATCGTAGAAAGTTAGCTCTAGCGCATTTATTGCTACAGAAATATGGCTGGGGAATTATATTTATTCAACGCTATATGTATGGCATGAGGACAGTTATTCCTATTAGCATTGGTTTGACGCGTTATAGTGCATTAAAATTTGCATTAATTAATCTTGTAAGTGCATGGATTTGGGCGGCAATTACCATTTTGCTTGCGTGGATTTTAGGAGAGCAAATTTTAAGTATCTTGAAGTTTTTAAAAAACCACCCTTATATTCTCGTGATTTTTATTGCTATATTTTTATTATGTGTAATTTATTATTTTAATCGTCATGCTAAAAAATTAAAAAGTCAAGAAGTTGAAAGCATAAGTCATGATATTGAAAATCAATTAGAAAGGAAATAA
- the apt gene encoding adenine phosphoribosyltransferase produces the protein MSGLSIDDLKIQILENIRIINDYPKKGIKFRDITTLLQHKDLFFALIEVLKNRYEKYEIDFVAGIESRGFIFGSPLAYALKKGFVPIRKKGKLPYKVFQKEYLLEYGSDTLEIHQDAFCGVLNPKVLLIDDLIATGGTAKASEELIMQAGGECIEACFLMDLKMLSQDVKLKANVFSVLELWD, from the coding sequence ATGAGTGGTTTGTCAATTGACGATTTAAAAATACAGATTTTAGAAAATATTAGGATTATTAATGATTATCCTAAAAAAGGTATAAAATTTAGAGATATTACAACTTTGTTGCAACATAAAGACTTATTTTTTGCTTTGATTGAGGTATTAAAAAATCGCTATGAAAAATATGAGATTGATTTTGTTGCGGGTATAGAATCTCGTGGATTTATTTTTGGTAGTCCTTTGGCATATGCACTAAAAAAAGGTTTTGTGCCTATTCGCAAAAAAGGAAAATTACCTTACAAAGTATTTCAAAAAGAATATTTATTAGAGTATGGAAGTGATACTTTAGAGATTCATCAAGATGCATTTTGTGGTGTTTTAAATCCTAAAGTATTATTAATTGATGATTTGATAGCTACAGGTGGAACTGCTAAGGCGAGTGAAGAGTTGATTATGCAAGCGGGTGGAGAATGTATTGAGGCGTGCTTTTTGATGGATTTAAAAATGCTTAGTCAAGATGTCAAATTAAAGGCAAATGTTTTTAGTGTTTTGGAGCTTTGGGATTGA
- a CDS encoding class I SAM-dependent methyltransferase: MDYFNARGISPLTYENYKLPSYMANIIHKNLNAKILDFGCGFGQNLLAISQILKTARGGGQVKGIDINLQAIESCKNQGLDAEVVEDIFTYQPIEKFDIIFITHVLEHFPKDQIIPLLKYLKSHLLKDKGMLLIAVPNAQSHTGAYWAYEDFTHNVLFTSGSLIYVLKMAGFENLEFLDKDCLDDLKGIKKLMRQFFLKLYKINNKFWNKITCSAFHAASPEIFSYELKIKAS, from the coding sequence ATGGATTATTTTAATGCAAGAGGAATAAGCCCCCTTACTTATGAAAATTATAAACTACCTAGCTATATGGCAAATATTATTCACAAAAATTTAAATGCAAAAATTTTAGATTTTGGTTGCGGTTTTGGTCAAAATCTCCTAGCGATTTCTCAAATCTTAAAAACAGCAAGGGGGGGGGGGCAAGTAAAAGGGATTGATATTAATCTTCAGGCAATAGAATCTTGCAAAAATCAAGGACTTGATGCAGAAGTTGTAGAAGATATTTTTACCTATCAACCTATCGAAAAATTTGATATCATATTTATCACTCATGTATTAGAACATTTTCCAAAAGACCAAATCATTCCATTGTTAAAATATCTCAAATCTCATCTTCTTAAAGATAAGGGAATGCTACTTATTGCTGTACCAAATGCACAGAGCCATACAGGTGCTTACTGGGCCTATGAAGACTTTACCCATAATGTTTTATTTACATCTGGTAGTTTAATCTATGTCTTAAAAATGGCAGGTTTTGAAAACCTTGAATTCCTTGATAAAGATTGCCTTGATGACCTCAAAGGAATCAAAAAACTCATGCGTCAATTTTTTCTAAAACTTTATAAAATCAATAATAAATTTTGGAACAAAATCACTTGTAGTGCATTTCATGCTGCAAGTCCTGAAATTTTTAGTTATGAATTAAAAATCAAAGCTTCTTAA
- a CDS encoding glycosyltransferase family 61 protein: MLLLKHTTIQEALQNHEIIMQKTIFPSEEIYINGGDYNFYLKDIFGNHHKAFRPYRHKTQEFNVYMLPNAYCFSNQEIILTQSKKFLIEQTSCKTHPLFYQSLKAQKAKKPEGGGARVFINSLFPLYKNIKTRFKLLFAKNIHANVALLTRPDIENCYGHLIADVAFNLYQIQQFERLTNIKIDYYILPNSKSFQKELIKIFNIPTRKIISSCLSITLRAKNIIIPTLTKDYEFIEYRGYLHYRTNAFHSAIAKIFDSFKPKNIKPHKKIFLKRPENSNRLIENNHEVEEIFKSFGYEIVFPDILNFKQIIELFSQVICIASLHGSGLDNILFANDEIYVFEIFSQYYFDNSPQLKALLKHCRYSYLVGETPDTSMHPQKENVYINPQALKTALKILETHLST, encoded by the coding sequence ATGCTATTACTCAAACATACTACAATACAAGAAGCTTTACAAAATCATGAAATTATTATGCAAAAAACAATCTTTCCATCTGAAGAAATTTATATCAATGGCGGGGACTATAACTTTTATTTAAAAGATATCTTTGGAAATCATCATAAAGCATTTAGACCCTATCGTCATAAAACACAAGAATTTAATGTTTATATGCTTCCAAATGCGTATTGTTTTAGCAATCAAGAAATCATTCTCACACAAAGTAAAAAATTTTTAATCGAGCAAACAAGCTGTAAAACACATCCACTTTTTTATCAAAGTTTAAAAGCACAAAAGGCAAAAAAACCCGAGGGGGGGGGGGCAAGAGTATTTATAAATAGTCTTTTTCCTCTTTATAAAAATATTAAAACCCGCTTTAAACTTCTGTTTGCAAAAAACATCCACGCAAATGTTGCTTTATTAACGCGTCCTGATATAGAGAATTGTTATGGACATCTCATTGCAGATGTAGCCTTTAATCTCTATCAAATTCAACAATTTGAAAGATTAACAAATATAAAAATAGATTATTATATTCTACCAAACTCCAAATCATTTCAAAAAGAACTTATTAAAATTTTTAATATCCCCACCCGTAAAATTATCTCTTCTTGTTTATCTATAACCTTAAGAGCAAAAAATATTATCATCCCCACACTTACTAAAGATTATGAATTTATTGAATATAGAGGTTATTTACACTATCGCACCAATGCATTTCACAGTGCAATCGCAAAAATATTTGATTCTTTTAAACCCAAAAATATAAAACCACATAAAAAAATCTTTTTAAAACGCCCTGAAAATTCTAATCGTCTTATTGAAAACAACCATGAAGTAGAAGAAATTTTTAAAAGTTTTGGTTATGAAATTGTTTTTCCAGATATTTTAAATTTTAAACAAATTATAGAACTTTTTTCACAAGTAATTTGTATTGCATCTTTACATGGATCCGGACTAGATAATATTTTATTTGCAAATGATGAAATTTATGTTTTTGAGATCTTTTCACAATATTATTTTGACAATAGTCCTCAACTTAAAGCATTACTTAAACATTGTCGCTATTCTTATTTAGTTGGAGAAACTCCAGACACTTCCATGCATCCTCAAAAAGAAAATGTTTATATCAATCCTCAAGCTTTAAAAACTGCACTTAAAATCCTAGAAACTCATCTATCAACCTAA
- the pyrC gene encoding dihydroorotase, with the protein MQTITLKNPFDMHLHLREDAILESVLPFSARTFLGGVVMPNLKNPVSTAEDAIQYKNQIQNICPDFYPLMTIYITPTLNESELKKAKDLGIKILKLYPKGATTNSSNGVDDILDSKMLKLLEIAQDMDFILSIHGESNGFSLDREYEFLSIFEFLAKKYKKLKIVLEHMSDHRSIKILEDYENLFGTLTLHHITLDLDSLLGKGLSPHYFCKPILKTPKDREKLLELALNAHPKISFGSDSAPHTLENKLKDNAAAGIFSAPYLLESLIELFDKNHALENLQKFISDNAFKNYALDSKDFVEKTLTFYKKPCQIVEKVTTKDGQTIIPMHANKMLSWSL; encoded by the coding sequence ATGCAAACTATTACACTTAAAAACCCATTTGATATGCATTTGCATCTCAGAGAAGATGCAATCTTAGAATCTGTTTTGCCTTTTAGTGCAAGAACTTTTTTAGGTGGCGTAGTAATGCCAAATCTAAAAAATCCAGTAAGCACAGCAGAAGATGCAATACAATATAAAAATCAAATACAAAATATATGTCCGGACTTCTATCCTTTAATGACAATTTATATCACTCCTACTCTTAATGAAAGCGAACTAAAAAAAGCTAAAGATTTAGGTATAAAAATTCTCAAACTCTACCCTAAGGGCGCTACTACAAATTCCAGTAATGGTGTAGATGATATTTTAGATTCTAAAATGCTAAAACTTTTAGAAATTGCTCAAGATATGGATTTTATACTCAGCATTCATGGCGAAAGCAATGGCTTTAGTTTAGATAGGGAGTATGAATTTTTAAGTATTTTTGAATTTTTAGCAAAAAAATACAAAAAACTAAAAATTGTATTAGAACATATGAGCGATCATCGAAGTATAAAAATTCTAGAAGATTATGAAAATCTATTTGGCACACTTACTTTGCATCACATTACCCTAGATTTAGATTCGCTTTTGGGCAAAGGTTTATCACCTCATTATTTTTGCAAACCTATTTTAAAAACTCCAAAAGATAGAGAAAAGCTTCTAGAACTTGCGTTAAATGCTCACCCTAAAATTTCTTTTGGATCAGATAGTGCGCCACACACTTTAGAAAATAAACTCAAAGATAATGCTGCTGCAGGGATTTTTTCAGCTCCTTATCTTTTAGAATCTCTTATTGAGCTTTTTGATAAAAATCATGCATTAGAAAATTTACAAAAATTTATCAGCGATAATGCATTCAAAAACTATGCACTAGATTCTAAGGATTTTGTGGAAAAAACTTTAACTTTTTATAAAAAACCTTGTCAAATTGTAGAAAAAGTTACAACAAAAGATGGGCAGACAATCATTCCAATGCATGCAAATAAAATGCTTTCTTGGTCGCTATAG